One genomic segment of Centropristis striata isolate RG_2023a ecotype Rhode Island chromosome 13, C.striata_1.0, whole genome shotgun sequence includes these proteins:
- the LOC131984109 gene encoding cysteine protease atg4da-like: protein MNPPSARCEGQSPADDPMDDWLFLSTESACPQGLDVSRTDQDTEDRGQLKSKLISAWNSVKYGWSLKQKSKFSKSSPVIMFGQSYDLKDHGERERFRRCFASLLWLTYRRGFSQLAGCSLTTDSGWGCVLRTGQMLLAQGLLLHLMPPGWTWSVSHHAVKDDMDLLVSRSTDSAEHGLDVKEGSSKRSRKLSLGSLLDRPMEATHRRVVSWFADHPSAPFGIHQLVELGKSSGKKAGDWYGPSIVAHILRKAVAASADLPNLVVYVAQDCTVYLEDVKRLCERPAPQCWKSLIILVPVRLGGQDLNPSYITCVKKLLTLQCCIGIIGGKPKHSLFFVGFQEDHLLYLDPHYCQPTVDITKENFPLESFHCKYPRKMAVSRMDPSCTIGFYAKGQKDFESLCTVVNEALSTSAQTYPMFIFAEGKSQKEEEGTSKPTNNITYIQRKSERRRVDTSSSMDEFVLL from the exons ATGAACCCGCCATCGGCTCGCTGTGAGGGCCAGTCCCCTGCAGATGACCCAATGGATGACTGGCTCTTCTTGTCCACTGAGTCGGCGTGTCCTCAGGGCCTGGATGTGAGCAGGACAGACCAGGACACAGAGGACAGAGGCCAACTCAAGTCAAAGTTGATCTCGGCATGGAACAGTGTCAAATATG GCTGGTCTTTGAAGCAGAAATCCAAATTCAGCAAGAGCTCTCCTGTGATTATGTTTGGACAGTCGTACGACCTGAAGGATCACG GGGAGAGGGAGCGTTTCCGCCGCTGTTTTGCGTCTCTGCTGTGGTTGACGTATAGACGGGGTTTCTCTCAGCTGGCCGGCTGCTCCCTGACCACCGACAGCGGCTGGGGTTGTGTGTTACGCACGGGGCAGATGCTGCTGGCACAAGGCCTGCTGCTGCACCTCATGCCACCAG GTTGGACTTGGTCAGTGAGCCACCATGCAGTCAAAGATGACATGGACCTGCTGGTGAGTCGCTCCACAGACAGTGCAGAGCACGGTCTGGATGTAAAGGAAGGGTCGAGTAAGAGGAGTCGAAAACTGAGCCTGGGTTCCCTGCTGGACAGGCCGATGGAGGCTACACACAGACGGGTGGTGTCGTGGTTTGCGGACCATCCCTCAGCCCCGTTTGGGATCCACCAGCTGGTGGAGCTGGGCAAAAGCTCAGGGAAGAAGGCTGGGGACTGGTACGGACCTTCCATTGTGGCACATATCCTCCG GAAAGCGGTGGCAGCATCAGCAGACCTTCCCAATCTAGTCGTGTATGTTGCACAAGATTGCACCG TTTACTTGGAGGATGTGAAGAGGCTGTGTGAGCGGCCTGCCCCTCAGTGCTGGAAGTCCCTCATCATCCTTGTTCCTGTGCGACTCGGAGGACAAGATCTCAATCCCTCTTACATCACTTGTGTCAAA AAACTCTTGACATTACAATGCTGCATCGGGATCATTGGAGGCAAACCGAAGCACTCTTTGTTCTTCGTCGGCTTCCAGG AGGACCACCTGCTGTACCTGGACCCTCACTACTGTCAGCCCACAGTGGATATCACTAAGGAGAACTTTCCCTTGGAG TCGTTTCACTGTAAGTATCCCAGGAAGATGGCTGTCTCTCGCATGGACCCCAGCTGTACCATAGGATTCTATGCTAAAGGCCAAAAGGACTTTGAGTCACTGTGCACAGTTGTTAATGAG GCTCTCTCCACATCTGCACAGACGTACCCAATGTTTATATTTGCAGAAGGAAAAAGCcagaaggaagaggagggaacCAGTAAACCCACAAACAATATCACTTATATCCAGAGAAAGAGTGAACGGAGGCGAGTggacaccagcagcagcatggaCGAGTTTGTTCTATTATGA